AGGCAATAAGCAAGAGCAATCTTCGTCCTGATTACACATTTGAGAATTTCATAGTAGGTGAGAGCAATAAGCATGCACATGCTACCTGCCTTGCTGTAGCAGATTCACCAGGACAGGACAAGTTTAATCCTCTTTTTCTCTACGGAGAGTCAGGACTTGGAAAGACTCATCTTATGCAGTCGATAGCTCATTATATACTTCAGCACAATAGTAATATGAAGGTTCTATACGTCTCATCAAATCAGTTTACAAATGAGATCATAGAGGCCATAGCTAAAAAAACAACTGAAGAATTTAGAAACAAATACAGAAAGGTCGATGTACTTCTCATCGATGATATACAGTATCTTATAGGAAAGGATGCAACTCAGAATGAATTTTTTGATACCTTCAACGCTTTACACGATGAGGGTAAACAGATAATTCTTTCATCAGATAAGCCTCCAAAGGAGATAAAGACTCTCGACGTAAGATACAGGTCAAGATTTGAGTGGGGTGTTCCTATTGATATCCATGCCCCTGATTATGAGACACGTATGGCAATCTTGAAAAACAAGGCGGAGATAAAGGGACTTAAAAATATAAGCGAGCCTATATTCGAATATATTGCTAAGAATATAACCTACAATGTACGTGAACTTGAAGGAGCTCTCAATAAACTGAGCATATATTCAGAGCTTGGTCACATCAAGATTACAGAAGACCTTGCAAAAAATATACTCAAGGATCTGATTTCTAAGGATGAGAAAGTCACTATAACTCCAGATCTTATCATCAACACTGTTTCAGAGCACCTTAATATCTCTGTAAATGACATTATCTCTACAAAGAGAAGTCAAGACATTGCAACAGCCCGCCAGATATCGATGTACCTCTGCAGAAAGTATACCGATAAGGGACTCAAGAGCATTGGTGATTCTTTTGGAGGAAAGGATCACTCAACTGTTCACAGCAATATCCAGAAGGTTGAGGAAAAGATAGATAAAGATCCTGAATTTGCTGAGATGGTCGATGTAATAATCAAGAAGCTTAACCCACAGAAATAATATGTTATTAACCTCCAAACATAAGTTATCCACATTTTTGATCATATTTACCTATTGTATGTGGACAACTTATCTTGTATAAGATGTTAATATCTTTTTATTTTAAGTTTATTACCTGTTGTTATTTATCGTACATCCATATATACATCATATTTTCAGAAATTTCCTGTGTTGATATTTATATGGTTTATGAACAGGTTCAAGAAACTTATTAACATGGACACATAATTGTCAATGCATTGAATTTACAGGGTTTTTCATAGTTTCAACACTATCAAAGCTACTACTACTGCTACTGCTAATAATTTTAATATATATATACATGGCGCTGCCTGTTGATTTTATTTGTCAACATATAAGCACCACATACTTATACAAATAAGTTTTCGAACATGAAAGGAGTTTACACTTACAATGAAGATTTCTATAAGAAAAGCTAATTTACTTCAGGGTATCACTACAGTATCAAAAGCTGTATCAAACAAAACTACCCATCCTATATTGTCATGTATTCTAGTTGAGGCTTCAGGTGGAATCATTAAACTTACAGCAAATGATATGGAGATAGGTATTGAGAGTTACGTTGACGGTACAGTTATAGAGGATGGAAAGGTTGCTCTTGAAGCTAAACTCTTTTCAGACTTCATAAGAAAACTTCCTGACAGCGAGATTTCTATTGAGAGTGATAAAGAAAATAAAACTCTCATAAAGTGCGAGAGACTTGAGTTTAATTTACCTGGTAAATCAGGAAATGATTTTTCAAATCTTCCTGTTGTATCAAAGGACAAATATATTACGATATCACAGTTTGCTCTAAGAGATGTCATAAATCAGACTATCTTTTCAATATCGGACAACGAGAATAACAAGCTTATGACAGGTGAGTTATTTGAGGTATCAAATAACAGACTCAGTGTAGTATCTCTTGATGGACACAGAATTTCCATTCGCTATATAGATCTCAAGGGTGACAACTCAGATATAAAGGTTGTTGTACCTGGAAAATCACTCAGTGATATAAGTAAGATCATGAATGGAGGAGTTGATGATCCTGTAAATATTTACTTCAATGAGAACAATATTTTATTTGAGTTTGACAACACAAAGGTGGTATCAAGACTGATAGAAGGTGAGTACTTCAGAATAAGTCATATGCTCTCAGTTGATTATCAGATAAAGATGAAGATAAATAAGAGAGAGTTTCTTGACAGTTTGGACAGGGCAACACTTCTTATAAAGGAATCAGACAAAAAGCCTATAAGACTCAGCATAGGGGACAGAAATCTTGGACTTAAGATCAGTTCTCTGATAGGATCTCTGAATGATGAGATTGATATAGAAAAAGAGGGAAACAACCTTGTTATTGGATTTAATCCAAAACTCATCATAGATGCACTCAGGGTAATTGATGATGAGAATGTAACTATCTACTTTAACAATACAAAATCTCCATGTGTGATCAAGGACGATGCAGGTTCTTATATCTACCTTATTCTTCCTATGGGTATCAATGAAGAATAATAAGAATTTATTGATAGGATGAAAGAATTTTTATTTTATTTTGATCATAGAAGGGACAGAAAAATATGGAGATAATCAAGTTAAGAGATGATTTTATAAAACTAGGTCAGGCGCTCAAGGCAGCAGGACTTGTTGAATCCGGAGTCGAAGCTAAGGAATTTATCGTTCAGGGACTGGTTGTTGTAAATGGAGAAGTTGAGACAAGACGTGGAAGAAAGCTTTACGATGGAGACGAAGTAGAATTTGATGGTGATAAGATAAGTATACAGAAGTAATTGTCTATATCATCTGACAGATGGTGAAAGATATGTATATAGAATCTATAGAACTAAACAATTACAGAAATTACAGAAAATTAAAGGTAGAATTTGGAAAAAATACAAATATACTCTACGGCAATAACGCCCAGGGCAAGACAAATATACTTGAATCTATATACATGGCAGCCACAACAAAATCGCACAGGGGTACAAAGGATAGAGATATCATAAGGATTGGCGAGGATGAAAGTCACATCAGATTGTTCTTA
This sequence is a window from Coprococcus eutactus. Protein-coding genes within it:
- the dnaA gene encoding chromosomal replication initiator protein DnaA, producing MKDLILARWNDILNILENEHGISHIMIHTWIEPLNVYSVEDNKVYFTLDEKYGQRGIEFLKKKLFDIYLETVLRELFQNDSIQVIFTLQSVMKEEEKQPTYTEDYNEAISKSNLRPDYTFENFIVGESNKHAHATCLAVADSPGQDKFNPLFLYGESGLGKTHLMQSIAHYILQHNSNMKVLYVSSNQFTNEIIEAIAKKTTEEFRNKYRKVDVLLIDDIQYLIGKDATQNEFFDTFNALHDEGKQIILSSDKPPKEIKTLDVRYRSRFEWGVPIDIHAPDYETRMAILKNKAEIKGLKNISEPIFEYIAKNITYNVRELEGALNKLSIYSELGHIKITEDLAKNILKDLISKDEKVTITPDLIINTVSEHLNISVNDIISTKRSQDIATARQISMYLCRKYTDKGLKSIGDSFGGKDHSTVHSNIQKVEEKIDKDPEFAEMVDVIIKKLNPQK
- the dnaN gene encoding DNA polymerase III subunit beta yields the protein MKISIRKANLLQGITTVSKAVSNKTTHPILSCILVEASGGIIKLTANDMEIGIESYVDGTVIEDGKVALEAKLFSDFIRKLPDSEISIESDKENKTLIKCERLEFNLPGKSGNDFSNLPVVSKDKYITISQFALRDVINQTIFSISDNENNKLMTGELFEVSNNRLSVVSLDGHRISIRYIDLKGDNSDIKVVVPGKSLSDISKIMNGGVDDPVNIYFNENNILFEFDNTKVVSRLIEGEYFRISHMLSVDYQIKMKINKREFLDSLDRATLLIKESDKKPIRLSIGDRNLGLKISSLIGSLNDEIDIEKEGNNLVIGFNPKLIIDALRVIDDENVTIYFNNTKSPCVIKDDAGSYIYLILPMGINEE
- a CDS encoding RNA-binding S4 domain-containing protein, translating into MEIIKLRDDFIKLGQALKAAGLVESGVEAKEFIVQGLVVVNGEVETRRGRKLYDGDEVEFDGDKISIQK